The Apium graveolens cultivar Ventura chromosome 11, ASM990537v1, whole genome shotgun sequence genome has a window encoding:
- the LOC141697734 gene encoding uncharacterized protein LOC141697734 — translation MFESKDAFAQRRSSFSCAVPCLIISSFSRRSMLYNKLPQKPLKLTVLKLDGSSFEIEVAKTATVAELRNSVENAFSHLPEQGPGKVSWSHVWGHFCLCFDGQKLLDDNEYISDYEIRDGDQLLFARHLSINYNMKRSKSAVQFGDFEQPSILNTGELEEEIDDGNYQSCDDKTPRQDDEDDRFPVTTHEYKLPAIFRGWFSYRRVSLSPERNFELKSFSRS, via the exons ATGTTTGAATCTAAGGACGCGTTTGCTCAACGGCGATCTTCTTTCTCGTGCGCCGTTCCTTGTTTGATTATCTCCAGCTTTTCTCGACGGAGTATGTTGTATAATAAGTTACCTCAGAAGCCTCTTAAACTCACTGTCCTTAAATTAGACGGTTCTTCATTtg AGATTGAAGTTGCAAAGACAGCGACAGTGGCTGAGCTGAGGAATTCGGTGGAGAATGCGTTTAGTCATTTACCGGAACAAGGACCTGGCAAGGTTTCGTg GTCCCATGTATGGGGGCACTTCTGCTTGTGCTTTGATGGTCAGAAGCTTCTTGATGATAATGAATATATTTCCGATTACGAGATCAGGGATGGTGATCAG CTTCTTTTTGCACGCCATCTATCCATTAACTACAATATGAAAAGGAGTAAATCAGCAGTGCAGTTCGGTGACTTTGAGCAACCCAGCAT ATTAAATACGGGGGAACTagaagaagaaattgatgatgGAAATTATCAGAGTTGCGATGATAAAACTCCTAGACAAGATGACGAGGATGATAGGTTTCCTGTGACTACGCATGAATACAAGCTGCCGGCTATTTTTAGAGGATGGTTCTCATACCGCAGAGTTTCTTTAAGTCCAGAGCGAAACTTTGAACTAAAGAGTTTCTCAAGATCTTAA